The Microplitis mediator isolate UGA2020A chromosome 4, iyMicMedi2.1, whole genome shotgun sequence nucleotide sequence CTTCATGGTGGAGTACCGAATCCATTTTCATAGCCGTGGACGACATTTCCGAAAAATCGTGTGAAAAAGCACCGAAATATCTGCAAACAATGTGGAAACTGAACTTGGTCACCTCATTCTTCATATGCAATGAAAACCACAGCGATATGATGTTATTCATGTTTAACCCTTTTGCTGATCGAGCTCCTAATGGTTGGACGAAAATGAAGGAtctcgaaattaaaaaaaataactcgtGGACGATTTATAAACAGAAGTATTCACctggtaattattatcaaaaataattatcaccgaaagtttctaaaaaaacattcaaaatgagttaaaactttttgtttcgttttcaggaaaaaatttatgcagTAGTTTATTCTTCGATAAAGCGAAGTTCCTTGATGGCTACAAGATAAATGCTGTTGCAAATGCGAACCCACAGAAGAAATGGACACCAGGAAAGGCTTATAATCTAACAACGATGCAGGACAAACTGAGTTCattcacaaataaattttttagcacAATATTCCCACTTATGAATGTAACTCCGAGTATTGATTTCGATTTGCCAGGTAACCAGATTAATGATACATCACATGGATTTATATTAAAGCTCGTTAATGGGACACACGATATCGCCCTTAATGGCCGTGATCTCCGAGAATACGTTAACGTTTCGTACACTTATCCTCTTGACGAAATAGAAATAGTCATCTTAACTCAACATCGCAAGTTTTTAACCccattcgaaaaaatttgtaaattttatagtaCGGGAGTTATATTACTGTCGATTCTTGTTTTTCTAATGACATCTCTCTTTTTGACTTTCTATTTCAAACAACCTTTTATGTATGCATCCTTAGAAGTTCTCCGATTGGCTTTGAGTGCTGGTATTTTAACACCCTTGAGAACATCTCgtattagaatttattttttcacggtTTTTCTCTTGGTACTCATAATTAACGCGACGTTCCAAGGCCACTTGTCCGCATTTTTAACCAAACCTGAACGCCCAACTGTCGATAGCTTTGATGATTTAGTAAAGTTCGAGTACTCTATTTATCTACCACCTTCTTCTGAGGttttatttcaacaatttCCGGAGTCTTATAGGAAATATATCAACCGATCTGAATGGGATTGTCATCAACACGTTTTTAATGATCCGAACTCAGGTTGTGTTGGAGCTGCTAGCCGCTTAGTAGATCTTGCTGTATCGAATGACTCATTACATGTTTCGCCGTACGTATTTCATTTGCCAAATACCATCTTGGTTCGTCAAGATTGGCCGCTGAAGAAAAAATTCGACGCTATTAATTTGAGATTATTTGAATCAGGTTTCTTACAATTGTGGAATGATCAGGAATCCAGAGATcctataaaaaaactacactTTAAAGAGGCTTTATTAACTAAAGCCCGATACCGCCCTATCGAAGTTGATGATTTGagcttcatatatataatattcattattggTCTAATACTGGCAATAAtagcttttatttttgaactttacttcggataaacaaaattttaaaaccagTTGATCTTATTCTTATAATAAATCCAACCAAAACGACATGTGTTAGAGAGTTACaactttctttttttgaaaattcataattatcatAGCGGATAGTTAATTCCGAAATTAATAACGAATAATGTAGTtggattttctattttatctagaagtgaataaaaatatttatagatgtgactaatttcgaaataatgtcaaatattatcatcataaatttatcaataattatgtaacttttgtgataaatagggccaggatttttgctttaatttaaaaataataatcaataattaatggtGTGAACTTTTTGATATCACGgcaaaaatattggtcgtataaaaaaattttttggaacaaaagttgtaggaaatttaattttataaaaaaaatatctcataattttttattatgactaataaaaaagccgtaatttcaaaattaagatttttgtaattattaaaaatttgtattattcATTATGAACTTTAATTTcggaatta carries:
- the LOC130667058 gene encoding uncharacterized protein LOC130667058; translation: MKGCNSNMKLFIRFFMFYLLSENFCEGFKFSMIREHPDSTAVTDKLANFLEDCLIERLNPLMISINLADIVYGNFRKSGPPPTIIIDQKFQTKDINLFPPAYPTYLLSAQSSKNLKSILLKLKLSSWWSTESIFIAVDDISEKSCEKAPKYLQTMWKLNLVTSFFICNENHSDMMLFMFNPFADRAPNGWTKMKDLEIKKNNSWTIYKQKYSPGKNLCSSLFFDKAKFLDGYKINAVANANPQKKWTPGKAYNLTTMQDKLSSFTNKFFSTIFPLMNVTPSIDFDLPGNQINDTSHGFILKLVNGTHDIALNGRDLREYVNVSYTYPLDEIEIVILTQHRKFLTPFEKICKFYSTGVILLSILVFLMTSLFLTFYFKQPFMYASLEVLRLALSAGILTPLRTSRIRIYFFTVFLLVLIINATFQGHLSAFLTKPERPTVDSFDDLVKFEYSIYLPPSSEVLFQQFPESYRKYINRSEWDCHQHVFNDPNSGCVGAASRLVDLAVSNDSLHVSPYVFHLPNTILVRQDWPLKKKFDAINLRLFESGFLQLWNDQESRDPIKKLHFKEALLTKARYRPIEVDDLSFIYIIFIIGLILAIIAFIFELYFG